The Eubalaena glacialis isolate mEubGla1 chromosome 3, mEubGla1.1.hap2.+ XY, whole genome shotgun sequence nucleotide sequence GTGAGCTTGACTCTGGTTTCCAAATCCTCCCTCCTATTCCTGGAACATCAGGGTTCCCTGGGCGTCAATCCTCTTACCCACTATACTTTTGGTTCCCTAATGTTAAGGGACAGATGGGAACCAAACATTAGGGAACCAAAAGCCCCTCCTAGAAGCATCCGTATAACAAAGTGGTTGACATCCCAGACTGGATTTGAACCCAACTTCTGCCGCTTACCAGAAAAacaaatttgttaaataaatagtaAGTTAGAACTCCTTTCTCTGTATTAGTTAGAATAAGCAAAAAGCTGCTGTAACAATCCCCAAAGCCCAGTGGCTGAACATAGTAGATTCTTCCTCATGTCCCAGTGCAGTGCAGGTTGGTGGGACTGGGTGAGGCTGGGGAGCGGGCTCTGCTCCCTCAGTCAGTTTGCCTCCTTCCACCTGctactctgcccctcccccattagATCCACTGCATCCCACAGGCTGATGGGGCTATTTTAAGGATCAGGCACCCACTGAACTAGCCAGAACCTATGTGTGGTCAGCCCTACCTAACTACGAGGACACTGGGAAGTGTGACCTCACAATGtgctgaggagggagggggcacaGTCACCGATGGTCGCCAGCAATCTCCATCTCGGTCCACCCCATCCAAAATAGGCATCCCTCCACCACTCAGATCATGTGACCTTGtaacatttaattcattttattcatcATCATCTGAAATAGATTTCCCtacaggcacacctcattttcttgtgcttcactttattatGCTTCACAAataattgtggggtttttttggtgttttttctttttttttcaaactgatttgtggcaaccctgtgctGAGCAAGTCTATAGGCGCcacttttccaacagcatttgctcacttcacgtCTCTGTATCACAGTTTGGCAATTCTCGCCATCTTTCAaacttcttcattattattattatatttgttatggtgatctgtgatctttgatgttactactacaatTTGTTGAAGGCTCAGATGAGAGCATCTTTTagcaacaaagtatttttaaattaaggcatgTACTTTTTTTAGATGTAATGCTATTATACACTTAATAGCCTATAgtctagtgtaaacataacttttatatgcactgggaaaccaaaaaattcatggggctctcttttttgtgatatttgctttatcgcagtgatctggaactgaacccTCAGCATTGCCCAGGTCTGCCTGTCTATCGCCTGCGCCCTCACAGCAGATGACAATCTCCTGAAACCAGAAACCTCATGTATCTTTTTCACCTAGTGCCTAGCATAATACCAGGCACACAGCAGTTCtccaatatttactgaataaatattaCACTAATAGGAACGCAAACTTCAGCAGAGTATTGGGACGTGCGGGATGAATGGGGAGAACGTGGCAATGGAAGAAGGATGCTCCAGGCCCTCATCCATTCTGCTCAGTGGGAACCACTGTTCACAGGTCTCCAAAgtcctcaggggcttccctggccccACCCTGGCACTCACATACTCACGTTCCCTGGGTTCCCCCAAAGGGACTGCCCACCCTACCCCCATCCATCACAGAAGCCAGCACTTTCAAACAAGTTGTTTATTTGCATATAGAAAACAAGACCCTGGCCAGGGGCGCAAGGGCCGGAAGGGCACTCCAGGCTACCTGCACCAACTCCTCCCCAGACAGTGAGAGGATGGGTCTAGAAACGTCaactctccccatccccaccctccctatcccctaCTCAAAAATAATTCTCTCTTGCCCCAGTTAAAACCTACTCAACCAAAAGAATGGGACAACCCAAGGGAGATGCCAGGACAAATAAGTAGCTATTAAGCATGGAGATGGCAGCTGGCCGCTCCCATCCCAGTGACAGACCACCCCCCTGGGAGGTTTCCAGGGATGACACCCTGTCCTCCCATGGGTTGGATCCCACTcctgaaacaagataaaaccctagaaccTAAAAAAAATCCCTCATGACCTTTGAATTCCAAAGCCAGCTAACCCCATCCCGGCCCAGCCCCTTTTGCTGAAATGAATCCACCCATGCCCATCTGATTGGGAGCTGGGTTCCAGGAGCAAGCCAGCCCGTCACAGCTTGAAACTCTCATCATACTCCTCTTTGGTCATCCACTTAGACTTGTAAGTCGACAGATGAGCCACTACAGACGCTCCTAGCCAGACACTAAAGTTCCTGTTGGAACCCACCCACATGGTGGCCTTGGTGGAGGAGAAATGATCAGCGATCAGCTTGTACAGACGATTGGTGAAGCCAGGATAGAGGGTGTTGCCCCCGCAGGCCATCAGGTGGGAGACGAGCAGTGGGTGCATGGAGGCCTCGCAGGTCTCGATGGAATCCAGGACGGCCTGGGAGATGCTGGGCCTTTGCAGGTCGAACACCTCGGGGCTGAAGAACATCTCGGGAGCCAGCCGCTGCATGGGGGTCAGCTCCACAGGGGTGCCATCCGGGAGCTGATAGGAGTTATGCTCATCGGAGCCTCTCGGCAGGCTCTGACAAAAGTCCAGTGCCTCCCCCAGATTCTGTGGCACGTAGCACTTGGTCAACTGAGTGGCGGCCACTGTATCCACCTGAAACAGGTTGTGTCGATTGTCATCTTCCTTAAAGAGGCTCTTGAAGAGATAGGCCGACAGATCCTGGCCTGCAAACTCCAGCATCTTAGCACTGGACCGTAAGGGGCAGCCCAGATGGAAAGGCTGCACGCGGGTCAGGCCATAGCCTGAATCTACCACCACGCCGGTCAGGAGGCCAGAGGCATACAGGGACATCTCCAGCTGGTCAGCCAGGAGGATGGACGGGACATTCAGTAACTCAAACATAATCTGCAAGAAGGGAGAAGATGGACACTCAGGGAATTTTCCCCAAAGTGCCCCGATCCATTTCTGTTTTCCCCAAGACCTCACTATACATCTGCTCAAAGTTGAAGTCAGCACAGACCTGTGTCCTCCAGGGACTGGCTGGGCCCTTGGAGCTCACGCTGGGGGAATAAGGGAAGGGCTCTGGAGAATTAGAAAGAGCCAGATTGGCCCTTGGGAGCTTGCTTGATGATGGCCTTTCAGAGGACCATTTTGGTGGAGGGGTGGGAAGAGACCTCAGCCTGTGAGAAAGGGCGCTGAGATGCCTGGTCATGTGAGCAGTGGGGACACAAGTGGCGGCCATAGTCAAGGGCCAGATTTCCAGCCTGAACGATTTattcagaagaaagaagagatgagAGAAGAAACAAGTGCTGCATCCCCAAGTTTCTGACACTACAGATGCAGAAAGGCTGTAACAGCCCACCCTTCTGTAGCCTTTGGCCACTTACCCGCCTTTGCAGGCCCCGGCAGGTCCACCTTCTCCCCTCAGTGGGAGGGACCTCCCTCCATTCCCACGCTCAGAATATTGTCCCCTCACCATCCATTCCCCAAATAGAATAGAAGCCAAGGTCCTCtttttcaaacagaaaatcaaacatcactcccccacccccacttaaAGCCCCCCAGGAGCTGCTTATTCACTCAGAGCAGATGTTGGGAAGCATTTTCTGTAAACGGCTCAGGAGGCCAGatgtagcaaataaaaatacaagatgcccaattaaatctgaatttcagattgacaacaaataatgttttagtatatcccatgcaatatttgagacatacttatactaaaacattATTTGCTGTTGATCTGAATTTCAAATCTATCATGTATTTTATCTAGCAAATCtacaacagtaaatattttaggctgtaCAAGCTATAGTCCCTATACAACTATTTAGCTCTGCTGTTGCAGTGTGAAAACAGTCATAGACTATATGTAAATTAGTGGGCGTGGCtatgttccaacaaaactttCTTTATAAAGACAGATGGTGGGCCACATTTGGCCCACCggctatagtttgccaacccttgatTTAGAGTAAAATCCAACCACATCCCATAGCCTACCAGGCCTATGAGGTCCAGCCCCTGTAAACCTCaccttcctgtctccctcttgCCACCCTCCCTAGTTTGCTGAGCTCCAGCCTCACTGGGAGAAATCACCTCCTCaaagaagccctccctgatcacCCTCTTCAAAGGGACTCCCCTTCTTCCCCCCAGTCAGTTATCactccatttcattttgtttctagaACTGATTACTACCTGGAATTCTTATTTGTTAACTTACTCATAGTCAAGTCTTCTCCCAGAacataagctctttgagggcCAGAATATGATCTGTGAACATTTATGGAATCCATGAGTATCCagtgtccctcccacccctggTAGCACCCTGTTCACAGAGCATTTTACCTGCTGTGTCTCTTTCTGCCGGAGGAGCCTCTGTGAGCCCCCTCTCGCCTAACACAAGTGCCAGGCACACGCTAGCGACTCAGTAAGTATTCGTGGGGCGAATTATTTAGAAAGCAGAGTTCCTGATGCCCATTCCTGTCTGAACACAAAGTGCCAGGCTGTTCCCTGCTCCCTGGTGAGGGCAGCCCTGAGAAGACCTTACCTCCAGGGTCTTCTGACGGTCCGCAGGCTCCCTCAGGGGGAACTCTGTGACCATCACGGGCGAGTCCTCATTCTCCAGCCTGTGTTTCTCTAGGACAAATGACCAGATGTGCTCCACACCCTCCCAGTTGAGGACACGGCCACGGTGGACGGGGTAGCTAAAGGTTTCGGGATGGCAAATATCGATGCCTAGACTCACGCGCCGCCGGGCATAGCTGGGGCCAGGGTTCTCCCTGCAAGGGATGTAGTTCACGATGCTCGGGAAGACCATCTGGGGCTCATTGAACCCCGAAAAGCCAGCCTTCAGAAAGCCAGACCCGTGGTCGATGACGATGGTTCTTGCAGCCATGGcggaggcagaggtgggagaggTCTGCTAGATTTGGCTCCTCAAGGATGTATGGCAAAGTAGGCCACCTGTGGAAGGAAAGGATGGGGGTGATTTGTGAACCCATTCTAGGCCACCATTGGCTTCTCCaccccagaatcaaacctcaggctCCCCTGACCCCGTCCCCCTTTCAAGCCTTTGCACAAGCTGTAACCTgcacctggaatgttcttcccatcccaaactcccagtcatCCTGTAGAGCCCACCTAACAGGCCCCACCTGGGAAGTCCTGCCAACCTCCCCCCTACTTCCCACCAAGCTTCTCCCTCTGCATTTGGCACACTCGTCTGTACCAGGTGGGCACTTCTGTTCCCAGAGGCCCACTTACAATTTGCAGACTCGCAAGAAGCTTGTCACATAGGAACTACTTGGTGGACTTTGGCTGCCTGATTGAGGACACATGGGAGACAAACCATCAGCCTCGGGGACCACTGCCCTCCACAATAAGAGTGTAAGAGCAGGAGCAGCGGTAGTACTTGTGACTATGACAACGGCAGCTATGGCTACCAGCTCAGGAGTACATACCCTCTCATCTATCTAATGCTATGAGGAACACTTGGATTTTAGGTTGAACCATGCAAAATTATCATGCGTGTCCATCAAAAATGAtcaaatatcagcaatttcatagGGTTTGACCTCATAAATggtctcatttcattttcatcacGATCTATAAGGAGGGTACCATTAttcccctcattttatagatagggaaactgaggcacagagagattaaagtTACTTTCCCAGGGCCACACACAACTAACAAAAGCAGGGCCAAGGCTTAAAGCCAAACCAGATTCCAAAGACCACACTCTGAATATCAGGCCAGGCTGATGAGAAGATACGGGTTTTGAGTATGTGCTGAGCAGCTAACGATTGATATACAGGAGGCTGTAAGCGGGACATCTAATCATGATTGTGgtcagcttccttatctgtaaagtgggagggGAATAATAACCACATGCTGAAAAGGTAGGTGTGGTCACTGCCTGACTTTCAGACTTTATAAAACTACAGTAGCCAGGACAACGTGGTATCAGTGAAAGGATAATCACATAGATCCATGGGACAGAgtggagagtccagaaatagaccacaTGAAAAATATCAACTGATCTTTTGACAAGGTGTGAAAACAATGACATGGAGAAAGAAgagtctttacaacaaatggtaggGAACAATTGCAGATCcgcatgcaaaaaaaatgaattttaatccaTACCTCACACTTtgttaaaaattatctcaaaatagatcatacacCTAAATATCAaacctaaaactacaaaacttttaaaagaaaacatagcagaAAATCATTGTGATCTCAGATAAGGTAAAGTTTTCTTAGATGTAACATTAATAGCCTgatccattaaaaaaacaaattgagaAATTGGGCTTCATCAAATTTAAGAAGTTTTGCTCTtccaaagacactgttaagagaataaaaagacaagccatagactgggagaaaatatttacaaatcatatatctgataaagaacttgtatccaaaAAATGTAAAGAACTCACAAAacccaacaat carries:
- the ACTL8 gene encoding actin-like protein 8, whose product is MAARTIVIDHGSGFLKAGFSGFNEPQMVFPSIVNYIPCRENPGPSYARRRVSLGIDICHPETFSYPVHRGRVLNWEGVEHIWSFVLEKHRLENEDSPVMVTEFPLREPADRQKTLEIMFELLNVPSILLADQLEMSLYASGLLTGVVVDSGYGLTRVQPFHLGCPLRSSAKMLEFAGQDLSAYLFKSLFKEDDNRHNLFQVDTVAATQLTKCYVPQNLGEALDFCQSLPRGSDEHNSYQLPDGTPVELTPMQRLAPEMFFSPEVFDLQRPSISQAVLDSIETCEASMHPLLVSHLMACGGNTLYPGFTNRLYKLIADHFSSTKATMWVGSNRNFSVWLGASVVAHLSTYKSKWMTKEEYDESFKL